One Deinococcus cellulosilyticus NBRC 106333 = KACC 11606 DNA segment encodes these proteins:
- a CDS encoding (2Fe-2S)-binding protein — protein sequence MKLNINGNTYQTGAEPNDLLLWVLRDELGLTGTKFGCGIGYCGSCTVHVDGKPMRACVTPVQAVQNKNIRTIEGLKKGETLHPVQQAFVDHQVLQCGWCMSGQMMQAAALLEQQPGISDEELLQGMSGNFCRCGSYVRIREAVLDAAKRVREGRS from the coding sequence GTGAAACTGAACATCAACGGGAACACCTACCAGACCGGGGCCGAGCCCAACGACCTGCTTCTGTGGGTCCTGCGGGACGAACTGGGCCTGACCGGAACCAAATTCGGCTGTGGGATCGGGTATTGCGGGTCCTGCACCGTGCATGTGGATGGAAAGCCCATGCGTGCATGTGTGACCCCCGTGCAGGCCGTGCAGAACAAGAACATCCGCACCATCGAGGGGCTCAAAAAAGGGGAGACCCTGCATCCGGTGCAACAGGCTTTTGTGGACCATCAGGTCCTGCAGTGCGGATGGTGCATGTCCGGCCAGATGATGCAGGCTGCAGCACTTCTGGAACAGCAACCGGGGATTTCGGATGAGGAACTGTTGCAGGGGATGTCTGGAAATTTTTGCAGGTGCGGCAGTTACGTGCGGATCAGGGAAGCTGTATTGGATGCAGCAAAGCGTGTGCGTGAGGGCAGGTCATGA
- a CDS encoding XdhC family protein — protein MIPTPSELLEQATHMWRRGVPHALVTLVHSGEGLQNPPSRKVGARMWVAEDGHILGSVGFGSCVDQAARKQALEALWQQTPFLYRHHMENLTLEGSLSCTGNLTLWIEPVSGLFPCWKQAQNLLEQRTSCVLITRTHSTEHALTTNLKACPGRTHWDGQLFMERWDPPIRLLIAGENDVAQHLFALARMMDHQVEFFDPALHDPSSLDAFSALVITSHQYDQEVELLSQALKGPAGYLAVLSSASRAERLREYLQDLGVQDTERIYGPAGWDLGVSSSKAIALGILAELTAKIHTAAYRTENLEMARW, from the coding sequence ATGATCCCCACCCCGTCGGAACTTCTGGAGCAGGCGACGCACATGTGGCGGCGTGGTGTTCCTCATGCCCTGGTCACCCTGGTCCACAGTGGGGAGGGACTGCAAAACCCACCCTCCCGTAAAGTGGGGGCACGGATGTGGGTGGCAGAAGATGGTCACATCCTGGGTTCGGTGGGATTTGGAAGCTGTGTGGATCAGGCGGCCCGGAAACAGGCCCTTGAAGCCCTCTGGCAGCAAACCCCTTTCCTCTACAGGCACCACATGGAGAACCTGACCCTGGAAGGCAGCCTGAGTTGCACCGGAAACCTCACCCTGTGGATCGAGCCTGTTTCTGGTCTGTTTCCCTGCTGGAAACAGGCCCAGAACCTCCTGGAACAAAGAACCTCCTGTGTGCTGATCACCAGAACACACAGCACAGAACACGCCCTGACCACCAACCTGAAGGCCTGCCCTGGCAGGACCCACTGGGACGGTCAGCTTTTCATGGAACGGTGGGACCCACCCATTCGCCTGCTGATTGCAGGAGAGAACGACGTGGCACAGCACCTGTTTGCCCTGGCCCGCATGATGGACCATCAGGTGGAGTTTTTCGATCCAGCGCTGCATGATCCTTCCAGTCTCGATGCCTTCAGTGCCCTGGTCATCACCTCCCACCAGTACGATCAGGAAGTTGAGTTGCTCTCCCAGGCCCTGAAAGGACCTGCGGGTTATCTGGCGGTGCTGTCCAGTGCTTCCAGAGCAGAACGGCTTAGGGAGTACCTGCAGGATCTGGGCGTTCAGGACACAGAGCGAATTTACGGGCCTGCAGGATGGGACCTGGGGGTCTCTTCTTCAAAGGCCATTGCGCTGGGCATCCTGGCAGAGCTCACCGCAAAAATCCACACTGCGGCCTACCGGACCGAAAACCTGGAGATGGCCCGCTGGTAA
- a CDS encoding nucleotidyltransferase family protein: protein MVLAAGASSRMPEHKLLLPLDGKPVLLHAVETAVQAGIGKVVVVLGREASTLRSVLKHQPCMLIENPDFKTGMGSSFRMAVDHLQDCSSLIFMLADMPFVSPETLQLLSEVDAPMASCWYGEVQAPPVKFQQHLFPELRNLQEGAKPLFQKHRAQVKLLQRPERELLDLDTPEDYQRAISRFSVR, encoded by the coding sequence GTGGTTCTGGCTGCGGGAGCCTCAAGTCGCATGCCAGAACACAAATTGCTGCTCCCTCTGGATGGAAAACCTGTGCTCTTGCATGCCGTTGAAACTGCTGTGCAGGCCGGGATTGGCAAGGTGGTGGTGGTCCTTGGGAGGGAAGCCTCCACCCTCCGCTCTGTGCTGAAGCATCAACCTTGCATGCTGATTGAGAACCCGGACTTCAAGACAGGAATGGGCAGCAGCTTCAGGATGGCTGTGGACCACCTGCAGGACTGTTCCTCACTGATCTTCATGCTTGCGGACATGCCCTTTGTGTCTCCAGAGACCCTCCAGCTTTTGTCAGAAGTGGACGCACCCATGGCTTCCTGTTGGTATGGTGAAGTGCAGGCCCCTCCTGTGAAGTTTCAGCAGCACCTGTTTCCTGAGTTGAGAAATCTACAGGAGGGCGCAAAACCCCTCTTCCAGAAGCACCGGGCTCAGGTGAAGCTGCTTCAGCGGCCTGAACGTGAGTTGCTGGATCTGGACACCCCGGAAGATTACCAGCGGGCCATCTCCAGGTTTTCGGTCCGGTAG
- a CDS encoding pyridoxamine 5'-phosphate oxidase family protein, with translation MPDFQHVVQSEDELNAILGGEPSELVKNKVRTRLDEYSRAFIASSPFIVLSTSNREGLCDASPKGDEAGFVKVLDDHTLLIPERPGNRLADGYRNVLKNPHVGILFFIPGKRETYRVNGSARIVTDPEVLEMLTAQGKVPKLALAVTVEECYPHCGKAVIRSKLWADQVDAAPEVDVAAMLAAQVNKTGVTRESVQQGLDESYRERLY, from the coding sequence ATGCCCGACTTTCAACATGTGGTGCAAAGCGAAGACGAACTGAATGCCATTCTGGGCGGAGAACCCAGTGAACTGGTCAAAAACAAGGTGCGAACACGTCTGGATGAGTATTCCAGGGCTTTTATCGCCAGCTCACCTTTCATTGTGCTGAGCACCTCCAATCGGGAGGGCCTGTGTGATGCTTCCCCCAAAGGAGATGAGGCAGGGTTTGTGAAGGTGCTCGATGACCACACCCTGCTGATTCCCGAGCGTCCAGGGAACCGTCTGGCAGATGGTTACCGCAATGTCCTGAAAAATCCCCATGTGGGCATCCTGTTTTTCATTCCAGGGAAGCGGGAAACCTACCGGGTGAATGGCTCTGCGAGAATCGTCACCGATCCTGAAGTGCTCGAGATGCTGACTGCCCAGGGCAAAGTTCCGAAACTGGCTCTGGCTGTCACTGTGGAGGAATGCTACCCGCACTGCGGAAAGGCTGTCATCCGCTCAAAACTGTGGGCAGATCAGGTGGATGCTGCTCCAGAGGTGGATGTGGCCGCGATGCTGGCTGCACAGGTGAACAAAACAGGAGTGACCCGTGAATCGGTCCAGCAGGGTCTCGATGAAAGCTACCGGGAGCGCCTGTACTGA
- a CDS encoding GNAT family N-acetyltransferase: protein MQLKQVTPEDAQELAVYNRELIQEEGHRNPMNLRELTQRMESFLMDEWEAVYFIHDGQKVGYALYKFGTDAFDSRIQTVYLRQFLILYPFRKQGLGRKAFETLKQEVFKEARIHVEVLTHNERGVAFWKAMGFKMYSMHLHT, encoded by the coding sequence ATGCAATTGAAGCAAGTCACCCCCGAAGACGCTCAAGAACTTGCGGTTTACAACCGGGAGCTGATTCAGGAAGAGGGACACCGCAACCCCATGAACCTGCGTGAACTCACCCAGCGCATGGAAAGCTTTCTCATGGATGAATGGGAAGCGGTCTATTTTATTCACGATGGACAGAAGGTGGGATACGCCCTCTATAAATTTGGCACAGATGCCTTTGATTCCCGCATTCAGACGGTGTACCTGAGGCAATTCCTGATTCTGTACCCCTTCCGAAAGCAAGGACTCGGCAGAAAAGCCTTCGAGACCCTCAAGCAGGAGGTGTTCAAAGAAGCCCGCATTCATGTCGAGGTCCTCACCCACAATGAACGCGGGGTGGCCTTCTGGAAAGCGATGGGGTTCAAGATGTACAGCATGCATTTGCATACTTGA
- a CDS encoding RelA/SpoT family protein codes for MYGYEELVHALDYLTDEERQKVDRAFVLAEKAHRGMNRKSGEPYITHPVAVAQILAELKMDADGICAGLLHDTVEDTDVTFEEIDEAFGHDVRRIVEGETKVSKLTKLSKNLQDEQAENLRQMLMAMTGDLRIIIVKLADRLHNMRTLGSMPEHKQKRISRETLEIFAPLAHRLGIGQIKWELEDLCFKYLFPEDFDSLVRALNMRKSEREGHIQRAIEQIKFTLGDDQELTRWVIKIEVSGRSKHLYSIHNKMVHEHKSIEQIFDLLAIRVILTPKPVTASEINFDSPEEYQKALEMAELGREKRVCYHTLGIVHSMWTPIPGRFKDYIAVPKPNGYQSLHTTVISLSGLPIEVQIRSARMHYIAEYGVAAHWLYKQDQQGKATTEQKINWLNQLEQLQQEITDASDFIDAVKNDLLSGRVFVFTPKGDTVNLPKGATPIDFAYHIHTRVGDTCVGAIVNGQIVPLNYELQNGDRLEILTSKNATPSKDWMNFAVTRSARTKIRHFFRTKERQDALQNGHDQLETYLRKRNLPVRQLMRTKVLEDVAEKLLGARNPDELYLAIHSGRMNPANVARLLSPQLEAEQAQPVVKAPPKRKAPPKQKDGGIIIDGVITDAKVAHCCNPIVGDEIRGYLTRGRGVSVHRADCPNFQRLLREEPDRCVLATWSASNEVEQLVDLDIICTDRPNLLAEVLQVISEQRRNVLHVTAGVGSGGIAHIYLRTTVKGNNDLSLLADALKRNKDIQNVLRMSGSKGGMPIPGRSSLRS; via the coding sequence ATGTACGGTTACGAAGAACTCGTTCACGCTCTTGACTATCTCACTGACGAAGAACGCCAGAAGGTGGACCGTGCTTTTGTGCTGGCCGAAAAGGCCCACAGGGGCATGAACCGCAAGAGTGGCGAGCCCTACATCACCCACCCGGTGGCCGTGGCCCAGATTCTGGCCGAACTGAAAATGGATGCGGACGGCATCTGTGCAGGTCTCCTGCACGACACCGTGGAGGACACCGATGTCACTTTCGAGGAAATCGATGAGGCGTTCGGGCATGATGTGCGCCGCATCGTGGAGGGCGAAACCAAGGTCTCCAAACTGACCAAGCTCTCCAAGAACCTGCAAGACGAGCAGGCCGAGAACCTGCGCCAGATGCTGATGGCCATGACCGGCGACCTGCGCATCATCATTGTGAAACTCGCAGACCGCCTGCACAACATGCGCACCCTCGGCAGCATGCCCGAACACAAGCAGAAACGCATCTCCAGGGAAACCCTGGAGATTTTTGCTCCTCTGGCGCACCGTCTGGGGATCGGGCAGATCAAGTGGGAACTCGAAGACCTGTGCTTCAAGTACCTCTTCCCCGAGGATTTCGACAGCCTGGTGCGGGCCCTCAACATGCGCAAGTCCGAGCGCGAGGGGCACATCCAGCGGGCCATCGAGCAGATCAAGTTCACCCTGGGAGACGATCAGGAACTGACCCGCTGGGTCATCAAGATCGAGGTGAGTGGGCGCAGCAAGCACCTGTATTCCATCCACAACAAGATGGTGCACGAGCACAAGTCCATCGAGCAGATCTTTGACCTGCTGGCCATCCGGGTGATCCTGACCCCCAAACCCGTCACGGCAAGTGAAATCAACTTTGATTCACCCGAAGAGTACCAGAAGGCCCTGGAAATGGCCGAGCTTGGGCGTGAGAAACGGGTCTGCTATCACACCCTGGGGATCGTGCACAGCATGTGGACCCCCATCCCGGGTCGCTTCAAGGACTACATTGCCGTTCCCAAACCCAACGGGTACCAGAGCCTGCACACCACTGTGATCAGCCTGTCTGGCCTGCCCATCGAGGTGCAGATCCGCTCTGCGCGCATGCATTACATTGCCGAGTATGGGGTGGCGGCCCACTGGCTCTACAAGCAGGACCAGCAGGGCAAGGCCACCACCGAGCAGAAGATCAACTGGCTGAACCAGCTGGAGCAGTTGCAGCAGGAAATCACCGATGCCAGCGACTTCATCGATGCGGTGAAGAATGACCTGCTGTCCGGGCGGGTCTTTGTGTTCACCCCCAAAGGGGACACGGTGAATCTGCCCAAAGGGGCCACGCCCATCGACTTCGCGTACCACATTCACACCCGCGTCGGGGACACCTGCGTGGGGGCCATTGTGAACGGCCAGATTGTTCCCCTGAACTATGAGCTGCAGAACGGGGACCGTCTGGAAATCCTCACCAGCAAGAACGCCACACCCAGCAAGGACTGGATGAATTTTGCGGTGACCCGCTCTGCAAGAACCAAAATCCGGCACTTCTTCCGCACCAAAGAACGGCAGGACGCCCTGCAGAATGGGCATGACCAGCTGGAAACCTACCTGCGCAAGCGCAACCTGCCTGTCCGCCAGCTCATGCGCACCAAGGTGCTTGAAGATGTTGCAGAGAAACTGCTGGGTGCCCGCAACCCGGACGAGCTCTATCTTGCCATTCATTCCGGGCGCATGAATCCCGCGAATGTGGCCCGTCTGCTTTCCCCGCAACTGGAAGCGGAGCAGGCCCAGCCTGTGGTCAAAGCTCCACCCAAACGCAAAGCGCCACCGAAGCAGAAAGATGGGGGCATCATCATCGATGGGGTCATCACCGATGCCAAGGTGGCCCACTGCTGCAACCCGATTGTCGGAGATGAAATCCGGGGTTACCTGACCCGTGGTCGGGGGGTTTCCGTGCACCGCGCAGATTGTCCCAATTTCCAGCGTCTGCTCCGTGAAGAGCCGGACCGTTGCGTGCTCGCCACCTGGTCGGCTTCCAATGAAGTGGAGCAACTCGTGGATCTGGACATCATCTGCACCGACCGTCCCAACCTGCTGGCAGAAGTGCTGCAGGTGATTTCCGAGCAGAGGCGCAACGTGCTGCATGTGACTGCAGGCGTGGGCTCTGGGGGAATCGCCCACATCTACCTGAGGACCACCGTGAAAGGCAACAACGACCTGAGCCTGCTCGCAGATGCCCTGAAGCGCAACAAAGACATCCAGAATGTGCTGCGCATGTCGGGCAGCAAGGGCGGCATGCCCATTCCGGGCCGAAGCAGTTTGCGAAGCTGA
- a CDS encoding tetratricopeptide repeat protein, with protein sequence MKKWLIASALLFGQGFAQQNLAELQTEYQNALKTAPKTTGNSTWKSLMDRVEELKNQSPTPEVLQLRANIYSDVKWWIRAKTAWEDYQKVSALSADQKQRYSEALHNLAFTAAHRSEPDLQEALQYAQKAIEVTPDYYPARYLLAETYQDLGDYNNAKNAWKQVLELNPKDSKAQYFVNVEDRLAKYGKDLNQAFTRGYAAYAENQKGEALNLFKKTTELAPDFSEGWRYFARTAFELGDAKAAMEGYQKLTEIEGQTPENTFWLNYATEASQFGMDAVKAYRSGYTAYQNKNFKDAENLFKQATSLSPSYQKAWAWLGRVRYEQKNYSGAVQAYMQAVTLDPDDESSEYYLKLAKNRK encoded by the coding sequence ATGAAAAAATGGCTCATTGCATCCGCACTGCTTTTTGGACAGGGCTTTGCCCAGCAGAACCTCGCTGAACTGCAAACCGAATACCAGAACGCCCTGAAAACCGCCCCCAAAACCACCGGAAATTCCACCTGGAAAAGCCTGATGGACCGTGTGGAAGAACTCAAAAACCAGAGTCCCACCCCGGAAGTGCTGCAACTCAGGGCCAACATCTACAGCGATGTGAAATGGTGGATTCGGGCCAAAACTGCCTGGGAAGACTACCAGAAGGTTTCTGCCCTGAGTGCCGACCAGAAGCAGCGCTATTCTGAAGCCCTGCACAATCTGGCGTTCACTGCAGCCCACCGCAGCGAACCCGACCTGCAAGAGGCCCTGCAGTACGCCCAGAAAGCCATTGAAGTCACCCCGGATTACTACCCTGCCCGTTATCTGCTGGCAGAAACCTACCAGGACCTCGGGGATTACAACAACGCCAAAAATGCCTGGAAACAGGTGCTGGAGCTGAATCCCAAGGACAGCAAAGCCCAGTACTTTGTCAATGTGGAAGACCGTCTGGCCAAATATGGCAAAGACCTGAATCAGGCTTTCACCAGGGGTTACGCAGCCTACGCTGAAAACCAGAAAGGTGAGGCCCTGAACCTCTTCAAGAAGACCACCGAACTGGCCCCCGACTTCTCTGAAGGCTGGCGTTACTTTGCCCGCACTGCTTTCGAGCTTGGAGATGCAAAGGCCGCCATGGAAGGCTACCAGAAGCTGACCGAGATCGAAGGCCAGACCCCAGAAAACACCTTCTGGCTGAACTATGCCACCGAAGCCAGCCAATTTGGCATGGATGCCGTGAAAGCCTACCGTTCTGGCTACACCGCCTACCAGAACAAGAACTTCAAGGACGCCGAGAACCTCTTCAAACAGGCCACCTCCCTGAGCCCCAGTTACCAGAAAGCCTGGGCCTGGCTTGGACGGGTCAGGTATGAGCAAAAGAACTACTCTGGAGCAGTCCAGGCCTACATGCAGGCTGTAACGCTTGATCCAGACGATGAAAGCAGCGAGTATTACCTGAAGCTGGCCAAGAATCGCAAATAA
- a CDS encoding transcriptional regulator, translated as MPKKEKKRLQVVISEEQDALLTKTAYELSSPERLISKSEVVRLAIEKIAQDLSAGDTASLKEYISTLDDEHEE; from the coding sequence GTGCCGAAGAAAGAAAAAAAGCGCCTGCAAGTCGTCATCTCTGAAGAGCAAGACGCACTCCTGACCAAGACTGCGTATGAACTCTCCAGCCCGGAACGCCTCATCTCCAAGAGTGAGGTTGTCCGACTGGCGATTGAGAAAATCGCACAGGATCTTTCAGCGGGGGACACGGCAAGTCTCAAGGAATACATTTCTACGCTGGACGATGAGCACGAAGAGTAA
- the murA gene encoding UDP-N-acetylglucosamine 1-carboxyvinyltransferase → MLLDTPITIFGGSHLSGEFKAQPSKNAALPIIVASLLSKEPVVLHGIPRLADIYTILELMTGLGTKYRWLGPNTLELHTPELTSTVAPYALVSKMRASFILMGSLLSRAGHAEVSMPGGCAFGQRPVDQHIKAFRAMGAEVDEEGGNFIATRTDTFNGSYVFEILTVGGTQNAILAAVLGEGTVILDNASIDTDVVDMVRFLNSLGAQIEGVGTNTIVIHGVKELRGGEYTVIPDRIEASTMLIAAVATRSQLTVTNVIPGHLRAVTSKLVEMGAHILELDHNTLSIDARHGELRPVNLTTSEFPGFPTDVQPQMSALLATVPGTSIVMDKVYPERLTHVVELRRMGANIEVPEHTQVIQGKKLHGAPVRAADIRAGAALVVAAMAAEGKSVIDGVRFLNRGYERLTERLQAVGVHIEQNQQLVAAAMD, encoded by the coding sequence ATGCTTCTGGACACCCCCATTACCATTTTCGGTGGCTCCCACCTGAGCGGCGAATTCAAAGCACAACCCTCCAAAAATGCCGCGCTGCCCATCATCGTGGCCAGCCTGCTCAGCAAAGAGCCCGTTGTTTTGCACGGGATTCCCAGACTCGCAGACATCTACACCATTCTTGAACTGATGACCGGCCTCGGCACCAAATACCGCTGGCTCGGACCCAACACTTTGGAGCTCCACACCCCCGAACTGACCTCCACCGTGGCCCCTTATGCTCTCGTGAGCAAGATGCGGGCTTCTTTCATTCTGATGGGCAGCCTGCTCTCCCGCGCAGGACACGCCGAAGTCAGCATGCCCGGCGGTTGCGCTTTCGGTCAGCGTCCTGTGGACCAGCACATCAAGGCTTTCCGCGCCATGGGTGCAGAGGTGGACGAAGAGGGCGGCAATTTTATCGCCACCCGCACCGATACCTTCAATGGCTCCTACGTCTTTGAAATCCTCACCGTGGGCGGCACCCAGAACGCCATCCTCGCCGCAGTCCTCGGTGAAGGAACGGTCATTCTGGACAACGCCAGCATTGACACCGATGTTGTGGACATGGTGCGCTTCCTGAACTCCCTCGGTGCCCAGATTGAAGGGGTTGGAACCAATACCATCGTGATCCACGGGGTGAAAGAACTGCGCGGTGGCGAGTACACCGTGATCCCCGACCGCATCGAAGCCAGCACCATGTTGATTGCCGCAGTTGCCACCAGAAGCCAGCTGACGGTCACCAACGTGATCCCTGGTCACCTGCGTGCAGTCACCTCCAAACTTGTGGAAATGGGTGCCCACATTCTGGAACTCGACCACAACACCCTCTCCATCGATGCCCGTCATGGCGAACTGCGCCCCGTGAACCTCACCACCAGTGAGTTCCCCGGGTTCCCCACCGACGTGCAGCCCCAGATGAGCGCTCTGCTGGCCACCGTCCCTGGCACCAGCATCGTGATGGACAAGGTTTACCCCGAGCGCCTCACCCACGTGGTGGAACTGCGCCGCATGGGAGCCAACATCGAAGTGCCCGAACACACCCAGGTCATCCAGGGCAAGAAACTGCATGGTGCACCTGTCCGCGCTGCAGACATCCGCGCCGGAGCCGCACTGGTGGTCGCTGCCATGGCCGCCGAAGGCAAGTCCGTCATCGACGGCGTGCGCTTCCTGAACCGTGGCTATGAACGCCTCACGGAGCGCCTGCAGGCCGTCGGGGTGCACATCGAGCAGAACCAGCAACTCGTTGCTGCTGCAATGGACTGA
- the prfA gene encoding peptide chain release factor 1, whose product MIAEKLIDLEREYRNLEREMSNPEVFGNNDAYLKLNRRYAELSPIMQLWEEYKRLSDSKKQAEELLSDPDMRELAELDLETANSRIPEIEQELDVLLLPKDPRDERNVILEIRSGAGGDEAALFAADLLRMYERYCVKAGLKMELLDSNPSDLGGFSKVVVELSGERAYSHFKFEGGVHRVQRVPATESQGRIHTSTVTVAVMPEVEESEVDLNMNEVRIDVFRSQGAGGQGVNTTDSAVRVVYRPGTPDELIVVCQDARSQIKNREKALNVLRSRLAEMQRQEEEEKIRSERQSMIGSGDRSEKIRTYNYPQNRVTDHRLSGDDKNHPLDVVMNGNLEDLLEALQRLQREELLAEMAEAAE is encoded by the coding sequence GTGATCGCTGAAAAATTAATAGACCTCGAGCGCGAGTACCGCAATCTGGAGCGCGAGATGAGCAATCCCGAAGTCTTCGGGAACAATGATGCTTACCTCAAACTGAACCGGAGGTATGCTGAACTTTCGCCCATCATGCAGCTCTGGGAGGAGTACAAGCGCCTTTCGGACTCGAAAAAACAAGCCGAAGAGTTGCTGTCCGATCCTGACATGCGGGAACTGGCAGAACTGGACCTGGAGACCGCAAACAGCCGCATCCCTGAAATTGAGCAGGAACTGGATGTGCTGCTGCTGCCCAAAGACCCCAGGGATGAACGCAACGTCATTCTGGAGATCCGCTCGGGTGCCGGAGGGGACGAAGCTGCGCTTTTTGCAGCTGACCTGCTGCGTATGTACGAACGGTATTGTGTGAAGGCTGGCCTGAAGATGGAACTGCTGGACTCCAACCCCAGCGACCTGGGGGGATTCTCCAAGGTGGTGGTGGAACTCTCCGGAGAACGGGCCTACAGCCACTTCAAGTTTGAGGGGGGCGTGCACCGGGTTCAGCGGGTTCCTGCCACAGAGTCCCAGGGCCGCATCCACACCAGCACCGTGACGGTTGCCGTGATGCCCGAGGTGGAAGAATCCGAAGTGGACCTCAACATGAATGAGGTTCGCATCGATGTGTTCCGTTCTCAGGGTGCCGGAGGTCAGGGGGTCAACACCACCGACTCTGCTGTGCGCGTCGTGTACCGCCCGGGAACCCCGGATGAACTGATCGTGGTGTGTCAGGATGCCCGCAGTCAGATCAAGAACCGGGAAAAGGCCCTGAACGTCCTCAGAAGCCGTCTTGCCGAGATGCAGAGGCAGGAAGAAGAGGAAAAAATCCGCAGTGAACGCCAGAGCATGATTGGCTCCGGGGACCGCAGCGAGAAGATCCGCACCTACAATTACCCCCAGAACCGCGTCACCGATCATCGTCTCAGCGGAGACGACAAAAACCACCCGCTGGATGTGGTGATGAACGGCAACCTGGAAGATCTGCTGGAGGCCCTGCAACGCCTGCAACGCGAGGAACTGCTTGCCGAGATGGCCGAGGCTGCAGAGTGA
- a CDS encoding NUDIX hydrolase: MARRELLVTAAILRDKLGRILLVGNDWQRSGRVRYTLPGGVVEHGETAPQALVREILEETGLKLKKIHHLAYCVHIEDVRRHDRAISLVFEADWEGLLNPRDPDGFIVEARFFTAEEITRMLDSPPIRDPLTDYLTSGIPGLFYAFSGWDGKGGIRIPTIKKEV; encoded by the coding sequence GTGGCAAGGCGTGAACTGCTGGTCACTGCAGCCATCCTGAGGGACAAACTGGGCCGCATCCTGCTGGTCGGGAACGACTGGCAGCGCTCAGGACGGGTGCGTTACACCCTGCCCGGAGGTGTGGTCGAGCATGGAGAAACAGCCCCCCAGGCCCTGGTCCGGGAAATTCTGGAAGAAACCGGGCTCAAGCTCAAGAAGATCCACCACCTGGCTTACTGTGTGCACATCGAAGATGTGCGCAGACATGACCGGGCCATCAGTCTGGTCTTCGAGGCCGACTGGGAAGGCCTGCTGAACCCCAGAGACCCCGATGGTTTCATTGTGGAGGCCCGTTTCTTCACCGCCGAGGAGATCACCCGCATGCTGGACTCTCCCCCCATCCGCGACCCCCTGACCGATTACCTGACTTCAGGAATTCCCGGGCTGTTCTACGCCTTCTCGGGCTGGGATGGAAAGGGCGGAATTCGGATTCCAACCATCAAAAAAGAAGTCTGA
- a CDS encoding class I SAM-dependent methyltransferase, which translates to MTDLQGYYARRASEYERIYARPERQQDITDFTLHLQKRVQRFAVLELACGTGYWTERLSRTAKSIHATDIGQEVLDLARSKTYLCPVQFELGDAFRPKPCEVDVVFAGFWFSHVPISRRADFLKGIREAVGAGRPLILMDNLYVEGNSTPISRVDEEGNTHQARHLLSGETHEVLKNFPTREDLLGLMGGEYWSGTYFWGLATTT; encoded by the coding sequence ATGACAGACCTGCAAGGGTATTACGCCAGACGGGCCAGTGAGTACGAACGCATCTACGCCAGACCTGAACGGCAACAGGACATCACCGATTTCACGCTGCACCTGCAGAAAAGGGTGCAGCGTTTTGCTGTGCTGGAACTGGCCTGCGGGACAGGATACTGGACCGAGCGGCTCTCCAGAACAGCAAAAAGCATCCATGCAACAGACATTGGACAGGAGGTGCTCGATCTGGCTCGCAGCAAGACTTACCTTTGCCCGGTGCAATTTGAGCTGGGAGATGCGTTTCGCCCGAAGCCCTGTGAGGTGGATGTGGTGTTCGCAGGATTCTGGTTCTCGCACGTTCCGATCTCCAGAAGGGCAGATTTCCTGAAGGGAATCCGAGAGGCTGTTGGTGCAGGAAGACCACTGATCTTGATGGACAACCTGTATGTGGAGGGCAACAGCACACCCATCTCCAGAGTGGATGAAGAAGGCAACACCCATCAGGCCCGCCATCTTCTTTCCGGGGAGACCCATGAGGTGCTCAAGAACTTTCCGACCAGAGAGGACTTGCTCGGCTTGATGGGAGGAGAATACTGGTCGGGAACATATTTCTGGGGACTTGCCACCACAACCTGA